In the genome of Burkholderia sp. PAMC 26561, one region contains:
- a CDS encoding SDR family oxidoreductase: MNAVVPNFLYSEACYPRATFIDDAKGRDYVRSLVPAGRLGRPEEIGKLICYLASTQSRFLTGAIVDFAGGWPAAQTRQRRSDDWCISK, from the coding sequence GTGAACGCAGTGGTGCCTAACTTTCTCTACAGCGAGGCATGCTACCCACGCGCGACGTTTATCGACGACGCCAAGGGACGCGACTATGTCAGATCGCTGGTGCCAGCGGGTCGACTGGGACGCCCTGAGGAAATCGGTAAACTTATATGCTATCTCGCGTCAACGCAATCCCGCTTCCTCACTGGAGCAATCGTGGATTTCGCGGGCGGGTGGCCAGCGGCTCAAACCCGGCAGCGACGCAGTGACGATTGGTGCATCTCGAAGTAG
- a CDS encoding HlyD family secretion protein, which yields MSSPSTPISDNPNPAAETTRTRRIPWMRLAYGAVALALVAASGYWYFVLRFVQSTDDAYVGGNVTVMAPKVNGFVDDIFVQDNQRVTANQVLIRLDARDYDAKLAQATAEVESARSTVAELQAQLVLQAAVINQHEAEVRASSAELTRSGQDQARYRELVKDDAVSNQIVERADADFSKAQASVQSSNAAVLAAKRQLDVLGAQINDAQARVNTALAGQRVAQLNVEYTTIRSPVDGYIGNRTARVGMLANIGAPLLTVVPSTDLWVDANFKEDQLKKMHVGDKADVELDASSQPLHGYVESLAPATGATFSVLPPENATGNFTKIVQRVPVRIRLEVPHGMENVLRPGLSATVNVHLADGTQVASGH from the coding sequence ATGTCGAGTCCGTCTACCCCCATTTCTGATAATCCAAACCCGGCCGCCGAAACAACCAGGACGCGACGCATTCCGTGGATGCGCCTCGCTTACGGTGCGGTTGCGCTGGCACTTGTCGCGGCGTCTGGCTACTGGTACTTCGTGCTGCGCTTCGTGCAATCTACTGACGACGCCTATGTCGGCGGCAATGTCACGGTAATGGCTCCAAAAGTGAACGGTTTTGTAGATGACATTTTCGTACAGGACAACCAGCGCGTCACAGCGAACCAGGTGCTGATTCGCCTTGATGCACGTGACTACGACGCGAAGCTTGCCCAGGCGACAGCAGAGGTTGAAAGTGCCAGGTCTACTGTCGCGGAATTGCAGGCGCAATTGGTCCTGCAGGCTGCTGTGATTAATCAGCACGAGGCGGAAGTGCGTGCCTCATCCGCCGAATTGACGCGCAGCGGCCAAGACCAGGCTCGCTATCGTGAACTCGTCAAGGACGATGCAGTGTCCAATCAGATCGTCGAGCGCGCTGACGCTGATTTCTCCAAGGCTCAGGCTTCTGTTCAGAGTAGTAATGCAGCCGTTCTCGCTGCAAAGCGCCAACTGGATGTTTTGGGGGCGCAGATTAATGACGCTCAAGCACGCGTCAACACGGCCCTGGCGGGTCAGCGAGTCGCGCAACTTAACGTCGAATACACAACGATTCGTTCGCCTGTCGACGGTTATATCGGGAACCGCACGGCACGGGTCGGGATGTTGGCCAACATCGGTGCTCCGCTACTGACCGTGGTGCCTTCTACCGATCTCTGGGTAGATGCCAACTTCAAGGAAGACCAACTGAAGAAGATGCACGTTGGCGATAAGGCGGACGTTGAACTCGACGCGTCGAGCCAGCCATTGCACGGTTACGTCGAAAGTCTCGCTCCTGCCACCGGCGCCACCTTCAGCGTTCTGCCTCCAGAGAATGCAACTGGCAACTTCACGAAGATCGTTCAGCGTGTCCCGGTACGTATTCGCCTTGAAGTGCCGCATGGCATGGAGAACGTGCTACGCCCCGGTCTGTCGGCGACTGTCAACGTTCACCTCGCAGACGGCACGCAAGTCGCCAGCGGCCATTGA